The proteins below are encoded in one region of Brachionichthys hirsutus isolate HB-005 chromosome 12, CSIRO-AGI_Bhir_v1, whole genome shotgun sequence:
- the LOC137902447 gene encoding uncharacterized protein encodes MRHQRGGVLFTRCLCSSMRTTKERLRQYEQALKEEAESRTASYKHDMRIYGERITSYREVFRSHEDYHCQSPMAQNLLVLMADKQEIDSRIKAWDDEIARKQKELARLSEEAWRDERRREEQDQEGVSGDQEQRCAAEEATEQQEMEEGADLEEEEAPSKEDEGLAAFPQPLSQETKPHSPPAAVNSGPSTPGFQFSFSPNSSPQQGTSDGKRPAFAFSLNSGPSTPGFSGFDLGSSQDEDSSFNFTGSFFNEKKNNESKSSGCPEFLFSQQEQSDDFQFAFSATSPQTTYKDNTGDEFPFSINF; translated from the exons ATGCGGCATCAGCGGGGCGGCGTGCTGTTTACCCGCTGCTTGTGTTCCAGCATGAGGACGACTAAAGAGCGGCTCCGTCAGTACGAGCAGGCGTTGAAAGAAGAAGCGGAGAGCAGAACGGCCAGCTACAAACACGACAT GAGGATTTATGGAGAGAGAATTACGAGTTACCGGGAGGTATTCCGGTCGCATGAAGACTACCATTGCCAGAGTCCGATGGCGCAGAATCTCCTCGTGTTGATGGCCGACAAACAGGAGATCGATTCTCGGATCAAGGCTTGGGATGACGAAATAGCACGGAAACAGAAGGAGCTGGCCCGTCTCTCCG AAGAGGCATGGCGAGACGAGAGGCGCCGGGAGGAGCAGGACCAGGAAGGAGTCTCGGGGGACCAG GAGCAGCGGTGCGCTGCGGAGGAGGCAacggagcagcaggagatggaggaaggagcagatctcgaagaggaggaggcaccaAGCAAAGAGGACGAAGGACTCGCTGCTTTTCCTCAGCCATTATCTCAGGAGACTAAACCTcattctcctccagcagcggtGAACTCTGGGCCCTCAACCCCAGGGTTCCAGTTCAG CTTTAGTCCCAACAGCTCCCCCCAGCAAGGGACGTCTGACGGGAAACGTCCGGCCTTCGCCTTCTCACTGAACTCCGGTCCGAGCACGCCGGGCTTCTCTGGATTTGACTTGGGCTCGTCACAAGACGAG GACTCATCTTTCAATTTCACTGGCTCGTTTTTCAACGAGAAG AAAAACAACGAATCAAAATCTTCAGGCT gCCCCGAGTTTCTCTTCAGCCAACAAGAGCAAAGCGATGACTTCCA